TCGCCTGGGGGTTCACTAGGGCATGGCGAACTCGCACGATTTCCCAGGAGGGTTTTGCCAAGATGGGTAAGAAACTGGCCGAATATGGCACGCTCCTGATTCTTGGCCATGTATTTCTCAATGCCCGCTCTGGAGGAGAATCCATGCCTGTTTTTTCTTACGTGACGGTCGCTATTCACTCGTACCTGCTGGTTCGAGAGGGGATCTCCATCTTGGAGAAACTAGCGATTTCTAACCCAAAGCTGGTTCCTGATTGGATCCTCGACCGACTGAAGATTTACCGGGATTCTGGCA
This genomic window from Algoriphagus sp. TR-M9 contains:
- a CDS encoding phage holin family protein; amino-acid sequence: MLLKLEAKYLDAIKLSLPIGPLLFYVEKYFFNDWEFLKLLLILMALDFAWGFTRAWRTRTISQEGFAKMGKKLAEYGTLLILGHVFLNARSGGESMPVFSYVTVAIHSYLLVREGISILEKLAISNPKLVPDWILDRLKIYRDSGKIKTDDHGKEDPHSES